CCTGACGGTGAGCGGCACCGCCGCGTTCGCGCACTGGCTGTTCCGCTTCACCGGCCCGGACAAGGATCACCCCGCGCTGCAGAACTGGATGCGCCTGACCGGGTGCTATCGGAAGGTCGAGGGCGAATGGCGCATCGTCCACGAGCACTGCTCGGTGCCCTTCGACCCGCACACCAGTAAGGCGCTGCTCACGCTGGACGTGTAAGGCCACGTCTTCCGGCACCATTGAAGACGCGAACGACGAATAAAACCGTTGTTCGCGCAGCATCTCCTAAAACGATCCGTACCCCACCCGAGTGGTCAAATCGGCAGCCCTATCGGTTTGAATTCTCCGCTCTTCTAACTGCGCCGCATATGGCACATTATGACCGCGTGGCCAGTACCAATAAAAGATACTAACAAGTGCGAGTTTGTGACAAGCGGGACATTACTGCGTTGACAAACAGTATCATTGTAAATTTAGACATTCCCAAAAAGGCGGGAAAACATTAAAAGGTAATCGCCCCTACCCGCGACGAGCGGGCTGGGCTTACAGATTCGGTCCGCCCCCGGAATCGCCCATGCCCGATCCGAACGATCCGCCGCAGATTATCGACCCGCGCCTGGGGAGCCTGCTGGTTTCCGCGCGGGGGCCATTCGGCGCGAGTTCCCCCTCCGTCGCAAAAAATACACTCGATTTCGGCCCGCCCGCGGTGGCAGGCGAAGTGGGAACGCTCGGCCCCTACCGCGTCGTGCAAGAACTGGGCCGAGGCAGTATGGGCGCAGTCTTCGAGGCGCTGGACACGCGCCTGGACCGTAGCCTCGCGCTGAAAGTGATGCGGCCCGAGTTCGCCGCCGACGCGGAGGGGCGGGCACGGTTCCTCCGTGAAGCAAAGGCCGCGGCCCGGATCGACCACGACAACGTCGTCACGGTCTACGAGGCCGACGAGCGCAACGGCACGCCGTACATCGCCATGCAGCTCCTCCGGGGGTACCCGCTGGACGCCTTCCTTGCCCTCAAGGGCGCGCCCTCGCTGCGCAGCGCCGTGCGGATCGCGCGGGAGGCGGCCCTGGGGTTGGCCGCGGCGCACCGGCTCGGCGTTGTACACCGCGACATCAAGCCCGCGAACCTGTGGCTGGAGGCGCCCCAGGGCCGGGTGAAGCTGCTCGACTTCGGCCTGGCCCGGCCCGACGGTGTGGACAACGAACTCACCAAAAGCGGCGCCGTGATCGGCACACCGGCGTTCATGTCGCCGGAGCAAGCGCTCGGCGAGCGGGTGGACCACCGCACCGACCTCTTCTCACTGGGCTCGGTCCTCTACTGGCTCTGTACGGGCCAGCTCCCCTTCCAAGGGGCGAGCGTTGTGGCCGTGCTGATGGCACTGGGCACCGAGGAGCCGAAGCCCGTGTACGTGCTGAATCCCAACGTGCCCCTGCCGCTGTGGGAGCTGATCCACTGGCTGCTTGCGAAGTCGCCAGCGGAGCGGCCGCAGACCGCGGCGGAAGTCGCCAACCACTTGCACGAAATCCTGGAACTGCCCACGGGACTGTCCTCGGTCGCACCGCCGAGCGTGCCACCTCCCTCCGGGGCGCGGGTTGAAGCCTCCGATCCGTGGGTGACCCGCGCGCTGAAAGGCCCCGGTTCGCGCGGGGGGTACCGTGCCGCGCCGCCGGCTGTGCCACCGACCGCGCCAAGCGAACCGCGGGTACTCCACTCGATGCCGGTCGTCACCGTTAGGCCGGCCGAGCCACCTGACGAGGAGCCGCGAACGGCCGGCGCGCCGGGCACGGGCGGCACGGTTATTTCGTCCGGCACCCTCTGGGAGGAACCACGGAGGAAGCCCCGTAAAAGGAACCCGCCAAGGGAGTACGAAGCCCCCGAAGTGGAATATTTTGACCGGCCGAGGCGACAGTACAGGAGCGCGAGGAGAAAGGACGACCACACCGGGCCGATCATTGCCATCATCGCGGGCGCGATCGGCACGCTGATCGCTGGTGCCTTAATCGTGGTACTGATCGTAACCGGGAGCAGAAGAGGAGCGGATTCGGCACAACAGAAGACCGGTGACCACGGCCGTCAGATGGCGAGAGGGACCACGCCAGGCGGAGCCGGTGTCCGGCCTCCCGTCGGCGCCGATCACGGAGCGGACGCACCGCGTGCGGTGCCGCCCGCTGTCGATGCACCGGACCTGCCCCCGCCCCCATCCGGCGCCAGTTTGGTTGGCCAGTGGACCCGCCAAGTTGACGGCCTGATCGACGTGTGGACCATTC
The Gemmata palustris DNA segment above includes these coding regions:
- a CDS encoding serine/threonine-protein kinase is translated as MPDPNDPPQIIDPRLGSLLVSARGPFGASSPSVAKNTLDFGPPAVAGEVGTLGPYRVVQELGRGSMGAVFEALDTRLDRSLALKVMRPEFAADAEGRARFLREAKAAARIDHDNVVTVYEADERNGTPYIAMQLLRGYPLDAFLALKGAPSLRSAVRIAREAALGLAAAHRLGVVHRDIKPANLWLEAPQGRVKLLDFGLARPDGVDNELTKSGAVIGTPAFMSPEQALGERVDHRTDLFSLGSVLYWLCTGQLPFQGASVVAVLMALGTEEPKPVYVLNPNVPLPLWELIHWLLAKSPAERPQTAAEVANHLHEILELPTGLSSVAPPSVPPPSGARVEASDPWVTRALKGPGSRGGYRAAPPAVPPTAPSEPRVLHSMPVVTVRPAEPPDEEPRTAGAPGTGGTVISSGTLWEEPRRKPRKRNPPREYEAPEVEYFDRPRRQYRSARRKDDHTGPIIAIIAGAIGTLIAGALIVVLIVTGSRRGADSAQQKTGDHGRQMARGTTPGGAGVRPPVGADHGADAPRAVPPAVDAPDLPPPPSGASLVGQWTRQVDGLIDVWTIRSVAGKWEIEGRLFDGVEEVGTFVGSDTQMSGRTLTFVQNFDKQPPRPWPSGATIAVKLSGANLVFTWQHNGSSGSGTMIRVKR